TTCTCCTTGTCCCTGCCTTAATGGATAATCGCCTTCGGGCCAGTCGTCTCTTAACAAAAGATGTTTCAAATTCGGGTGACCTTTGAAATTTATTCCTAACAACTCCCACATTTCTCTTTCAATCCACTCGGCACCTTTTATAATATGTGAAATGGTTTCAATTTCCGGTTTCTCTTTATTAGTAATTAAAACACGAAACGAAATAACACTACCGTCTTTATCATCACTAAAATGATAAAGAATTTCAATTCCGTCTCTTCTATCAGTACCTGTAGCAATAATGAATCTTAACTTTATATCATCAAACAAATATTTTGATATGCTGACAATATCTGACGGTGAAATATCGAAATAGAACCTTTTTTTATTTTTTTCTTCGTATTTTTTAATTTTATTTCCAAGTTTTTCTTTTATTTGTTCAATAACATTCATTTTTCGCCTCTTAATGCTTTTATCAGTTTAACAACACCCATTATCATAGCTTCCGGTTTTGGCGGGCAACCCGGAACATATGCATTTACCGGAATAATTTTATCTAAAGGACCGCAGGTATTATAAGAATCTCTGAACATTATCTCTGAACAGGCACAATTTCCTATTGCAATAACCAAAATAGGTTTCGGTGCCTGCTCATAAATCCGTTTTAAGCGGTCTACAATTTTTTTATTTACAGCACCTGTAACCAAAAGCGCATCGGCATGCCGGATTGAACCCACAAGCTGAATACCAAACCTTTCCAAATCATGCCGTGGTGTTAAAGCGTCCAGTATTTCAATATCGCAGTTATTACAAGGACTGCAAGCCGTGTGAAACACCCAGATTGACTTGGTAAGTACTTTAAGTTTTAGAGTTTTAGAGTTCATAGAGTTATAGGGTTTTTGATAAATATTTTATCAAATTTGAATCCATTTTTGCCACTTTATCTGCTTGATTGTATATGGAATAAAAAGTATTATCGTTTATATATTCCAAATCTTTCATAACATAAAGAATACTTTGAGTTTCAGAAACAGATGCTTTTGAGATATATAAAAATTGTATAAATTCTTTATTTGAATGCCGTGAAAATCCTTCGGCAATATTACTCATTATTGATACAGAAGCACTCGTTAACTGGTTTACTAATCTATAATCTTTTTTAAATTTATCACAGCAATTAATTGTTTCATAAACCATTTTTACCAATTTTCTTGCCTCTTGCCAAACTTCCAAATCTTCAAACCTTTCTATTTTCATTATAACTCTATAACTCTATAACTCTATAACCCTATAACCCTAATATCCTATCGATGCTAAAACTATTGCAAAAATTGAAAAAATTAGACAACTTCGCCAGAAAAATCGCATTGCCTGGTCAATCCTTACTCGTGGATTAGTATTTCTTATTAAAACAATTAAAACCAGAACCAAAACATATTTTAAAATTCCCCAAATAATTGACATGCCTTCAAATTTTATACCGCCAAAAAATAAAATCACTGCAAAAAAGGGAATCACAAACAAAAGCATCATACGATTTAATTTATGAATTGCAAGCAAGATACCGGAATATTCTATAAAAACACCGCCTGCTATTTCTGTTTCTGCTTCAGCCATATCAAATGGAACAAGCCCTAACTTTGCCTGGATTGATAGAAGAAAAACAATAAAAGCAATTATACCGGAAAATGAATTTAAAACAATTCCTTGTGTCTGCTGATATGAAACAATTTCACCTAACTTTATAGTCTGTAATTTTATAATTAATACTATTATCGATAAAATAAACGGAAGCTCGTAAGAAACATATAGCTTCATTTCACGTGAAGCAGCAAGTGAGGCAATCGGATTACCTGATGCGCTCGCACCCAAAATAACAGAAATTGGAGTAATTGCTAAAAGATAAATTACTACAATTAAATCACCGACAAAGAGCATCTGTGGATTTAACACAGATTTCCACAGAATCAAAGATACAAGTGTAGTGGAAGCTACCGCAAAAAAAGGTGCAAGAATAAAAATAGGGCTATTCGCATTATTTGGTATAATGGTCTCTCTATTTAAAAGTTTCACAAAATCATAAAACGGCTGAAAAAAAGGAGGACCTTGCCGCCATTGAACACGGGCAGTAACCTTTCTGTCAATCCAGGAAACAACCATCCCGATAATAGCAGTAAACACAAACCCCGGAAAAACAACAAATTCAAATAATAATTTCATAATAGTTACGTTATAGAGTTATAGGGTTATAGGGTTTTAGGGTTTTAGGGTTTTAGGGTTTTTAACTCTACAAACGCTACGAACTCTATAACTCTATAACTTTTTACTTCTTCCATTTTAAACTATACACCAAAAGTTTATCGGATATTTTATAAATATTCTTCGACTCATCTTCTTCTATATCTACCCACTGTAAAATATTATCTTTGCATGTACTGACACACATCGGCGGCTTACCGTTACTTCTATCAATACAATAGTCACATTGTGATGTCTTGTAAGGTAATATATCTAAATATATAGTACCAAAAGGACAGGCAACCGAACAAGTCTTACAGGAAGTACACCTCATAGAATATCTTTGTAAAATTCCTTCATTGTTTTTTTCAAGTGCTTCGTTAGGACATGAAATAATGCAATCGGCACGTTTACATTGCCGGCATATAACATACTGTGCCGCTTTTGCAAGAAGTTTTTCAACACCATCATTTTTAGGTGCATCATAAGCAGTCCCTTGATGATAAAAATAGCTGCATTCGGAAGAAAAATCTTCCATTTTATAATACTTTTCCAAATCAATAAGAATTTTTTTATTCATAAACCTTACCTAATCACAAAGCGAGCAAGAAATTTATCCTACATTAATCGCGAGCGAGGGAGAAATTTCTGAAGAGCCTAAATTTGCGACTTATTATTTCCAGGAGCAAATGATAGAGCGAGTTCTAACGAGCGTCTCGAAGAAATTTACTCCCGAACGGCTAGTCCCAAAGTTCCTCTAAATCCTTTATTTTATCGTATAAAAAAACCGGACCGTCTTTACATACAAAATAGGGACCTAACTGACAATGTCCGCATTTACCAAGACCGCAAGACATGTTTTTTTCCATTGAAAGATAAATATTTTTAGGTGAAAACCCTACTTCCAATAGTTTTTTCGTACCGAATTTCATCATTATCGGAGGCCCGCAGACAATAGCAACCGAATTTTTTAAATCAACTTTTACTTTATCCAAAAGACATGTCACGACCCCGACACTTTCTTTCCATACGCCTTCCGGACATTTATCTACACTTCTTAAAATATCCAACTTTTTTATTTTCTTCCAATCTTCAAATTCTGATTTATAAATTATATCTTCGGGACTCTTTGAACCGTAACATAAAGTAACCTTTTTAAATTTATCAATTTGTTTAACTAATGTTAAAAGAAATGACCGTAACGGCGCCATCCCAACACCGCCACCCAATATCAAAACCTCTTTATCTACCATTTCTTCTATAGGATACCCTTTGCCATACGGACCGCGGATACCGACAATATCGCCTTTTTTCAATTGATGTATTTTTTCAGTAACATATCCGGCTCTCATTATGGTAACATCTATTGTCTCAGTTTTATATGGTGAAGAAGAAGGAGTAAAAGGCGATTCTCCAATCCCGTTAAGTGAAAATTCAATAAATTGCCCGGTTACAAATGAAAATTTTTCAGACGGTTTTAGAGTAAATGTTTTTATGTTGGAGCTCTCGTCTGTTATATTTACAACTTCCGCCTTAATTGGTTGATAAATGTTCTTCATAAAGTTTGGAGAGTTATAGAGTTCATAGAGTTTAAACCCTAAAACCCAATAACCCTAAAACGCTATAACAGTTTTTTATTCCTACTCGCTTAATCTCGTCAGTACTTTTCTTATATCAATTTCTGCAGGACAAACTTCTATGCATCTACCACAACCGGTACAGGCATAGGAGCCGAAATTCTCCTTCCTGTAATTCATTTTACAGGAATAGAAATTTCTATAACGTTTTTCTTTTGTCGACCTGGGATTAGAACCGCCTGCTACTCTTGCATATCCTTTGAACTGGCAAGCATCCCAGAAACGGTATTTTTCAAAATTTTTTGTTTCTCCGATTAAAAAACAATAGCAAGTTGAACAAGCAAACCTGCACCCGCCGCACTCAACACATTCTTTAGCAACTTCTTTCCACAAATCTGCTTTTGGCGGCTTGACAACTTCATTAAGTAATTTTGCAAACTTAAAATCCTTATTTACCTTTAAGACAAGTTCATTAACTTCCGTTCTATTTCTCTCAGATTCATCTAAATGATTTTGAATAGTGTCCTGAAAAAGCCACTTATTGTTATCAATTAATTTTCTACCTTTCTCACTTAAAATTTCAACTACAAAACCGTTTTGAATAGGTCTAAGATTTATATCAAACCCGGAGGTCGGGTATGGCAGTCCTTCAATAATAGAACAAAAACAGCTGTTCTTGCAGGATGTACAGTCAGCAGATATTATCAATGTGTTTTTTCTTGCCTCTTCATAAACAGGATCTCTATACTCGCCACCCAAAAACATATTGTCCAGTAACTGAAGATGCGCCAATTCGCAGGCTTTTACACCTATAATTATTCTTTGCTTTTTTGAGCTTAGCGGAACGATTTTTTCAATTGATGAAAAGAAAAATGATTTTAACGGTATTGTTGAACGGTATTTACCTATAAGTGAAGTATTTAAATTTTGCGTAGTCAATCTAGAATAATTATAGTCAGCATCATCCTGGCTAAAAAGCGAAAAAACGTCATATTTACCAATTTGACTAAGTAAAAAGTTCTGCCAATTTTGATTGTTGATATACCTATTTTCCATATATTGCACTCAATTATATATATATTATCTTTTTAGTCAAGCTCTATTCAAAAACATTTTTAACTATTTTTTTAGCATCAAATAGTGCGTCTGCAAGAGATGAACGCACAACTGATTGTATGGATGCACCTGCTCTTTTACAAGATTCCTGAGTAAATTGAGTTATAATTTTGCCAAGAACTATTTTAAGCGGAATTTTTTCTTTTATATCAGGTAAATACGCGATTTTATCCGTATTGGGTTGTAGTTTCCTTGGGAGACCCGAAATTCTTTCAACATAATGAGCATTATCCGGGTGATTTTTACCCAAAATATTTTCAACATAATAGTTCGCCTTATCGTTTTCAATGTATTCAATTTCAGACAGATATGCAGCATTGCCGGATTTTATTTCAGTGTCAATTGAGTCAATATCCTTGTAATGTACCGGAACTATATTTTTTAACCGGAACTCACATTTATCTACAATTTCCTGAGTGTTGTCCAAATATTCCTGTTGTATTCCTGTTGCTAACATTTCTTCTTCGGATTTTAGCCAATAATGATGCGATTCCATTTTAAAAGATGATATTTTATCAAAGCGCGTTCTTATAACTAAATCGTGTGCTAACCAATCATCGATTTCCAGATAGTGAACATCATTTGTTGCAATTAATTTTACATTATTCTTTTTGGCAAGTTCTATAAGCCCTTTATTGGAGATTTCCTCATCACTAATTTCATGCCTGCCAAGTTCAGCGTAAAAATCACCGCCAAAAATACTTTTATATCTTAAAAATATTTTTTCCGCTCCTGCCAAATCCTCTTTTATATATGCCTGTGACACTTGATTAAAAAAACAAGCAGATGAAGCGATAACACCTTCGTGATATTTTTCTAAAAGTTCCCAATCAACCAATCCCCTTCTTTCATAATAATTATTTTTAATCCAGCTATCTGATACAAGCGAAACAAGATTTCTATAACCGGTTTCATTTTTTGCGAAAAGCAGAAGATGAAATCTGTTTTTATCTTTTTTTTCAATAGATTGCTGGGCATTATCAACAAAATATATTTCAACACCAAATATCGGTTTTATATCATATTTTTTACAGACATCTGAAAATTCATATACAAACGGCATTTCACCATGTTCTGTTATTGCAACAGCATTTTGACCAAGTGATTTTAATTTTTTTACTGCTTCTTCTATGCGCAGTGTACTATCGGAAAATGACCCGGTAAAATGGTTGTGAAGGTTTGTAAACATTATTCCTCCGGAACATTAAACAAATCAATCTTAATATTTTTATTTAAATTCAGTTTTTTAAGTATTACAGTAGCCTTCATATCAAAAGAAGTGTTTATAAAATCCAACTTGTGCGGAAAAATTACTTTTCCTGCCAGCTTGAAATCCGAAAACTTTACTATTGAACCGTTTAAAAATATTATTTCAGAAATTGTTTGTAATTTTTTATTTATTTTTAATTCAACAAAATTGTTTTTAAAAATACAGGTATCTTTTTCTTCACTAACAAAATTTAATCCGTCAAAATATTCTGATTCAAAAATATTGAAGATATCTTTAACCCAGAAATATTCATCTGTAAGATTATAAACCTTCTTTTCAGGTGTTATATAAACAATTGTTCCTTGCCTCATAAGAATAATCCCTTGAGGCACTGAAAAGAACCCTAATATTTCCAACCTGAATTGTTTTGGTTTTTTGAAAAAAAATGGACCATTTAATCCAAAAACTTCATTTTTATGAACTGTATTAATACTCATAAAACCTAAAATATCATGCATGTCTTTGAAACATTTTATAGCACGCATTTTTATCATATCGTTAGACCACTTTATATTCTTTCCATACTTTTTTATTTTATCTTTTACGCTTTTATTCTTCTCAAGTAAAAGCGAAGTCTCCCAGCTATCAACCGCCATTTGAACATTATCCAGCGCAAGATAACAATCTCCGAGGTGTTCATAAATCAGAGGATCGTCAATTATTTTAGATGCTTTTTCCAACAACAATTGTGATTCATCATATTTTTTCTGGCGATAATAAACCCATCCAAGCGAATCTAAATATGCAGGGTTTTCACTTTCCGTTGCTAATGCAATTTTTATATATTTTTCTGCTTCTTCCAGCCTTATATTTCTATCAGCCCACGTATAACCCAGATAATTATAGGCAAGCGCAGAAGTTGAGTCAATTTCTATAAGTTTAAAAAGCTCCTGTTCTACTTGTGCCGATTTTTTTAATTTGTCTAAAACAATAACAAGTTCAAAATGGAACTTTAAATTGTCCGGCTCAAGATTTATTGCTTTTTTAAGATATGTCTCCGCTTTCTTAAAATTATTTAATGTTTCGTAATTCAAAGCCAGCAAAAAATATACTCCCGCCACATCACTCCCCAGTTCAATTGCTTTTTCATAAGATTTAATTGATTGCTTTTCATTTTCCTGTAAAGCAAAAAGATAACCTTTCTGTATATGAGGTTCTGGAAACTTTTTATTAAGCTTAATAGATTCATTAAAATAATCCATAGCTCCCTGATAATCTTTTTCATCAATAGCAATAAGACCATAATAGTAATCTATTAAATAGTTTTTCGGAAAAACTTTTTTTGCCTCTTCTAAGTAT
The genomic region above belongs to Elusimicrobiota bacterium and contains:
- a CDS encoding NADH-quinone oxidoreductase subunit H; amino-acid sequence: MKLLFEFVVFPGFVFTAIIGMVVSWIDRKVTARVQWRQGPPFFQPFYDFVKLLNRETIIPNNANSPIFILAPFFAVASTTLVSLILWKSVLNPQMLFVGDLIVVIYLLAITPISVILGASASGNPIASLAASREMKLYVSYELPFILSIIVLIIKLQTIKLGEIVSYQQTQGIVLNSFSGIIAFIVFLLSIQAKLGLVPFDMAEAETEIAGGVFIEYSGILLAIHKLNRMMLLFVIPFFAVILFFGGIKFEGMSIIWGILKYVLVLVLIVLIRNTNPRVRIDQAMRFFWRSCLIFSIFAIVLASIGY
- a CDS encoding NADH-quinone oxidoreductase subunit C, with amino-acid sequence MNVIEQIKEKLGNKIKKYEEKNKKRFYFDISPSDIVSISKYLFDDIKLRFIIATGTDRRDGIEILYHFSDDKDGSVISFRVLITNKEKPEIETISHIIKGAEWIEREMWELLGINFKGHPNLKHLLLRDDWPEGDYPLRQGQGEGRK
- a CDS encoding tetratricopeptide repeat protein, with translation MKRFYVLFLISNFLFLISISSFASQPDPLRQPNIEAGNEASAYYYYLLGNIAEIKGDLKNAIKEYKYSTSYDADSLYVKKQLANLYILTGDIKSAYDIVSKILKTQPDDKSIIELMAEISVYQKKPEEAVSFYERILSTEPANKNALYNLGVLYSDLKKYEKAILYFEKYLQIVPESPEIYVNIGILYQKLNSPVESELYLKKAQEMDANSIVPLVALANMYEEKKDYKKALELYDKLLKVFPDDLELMLKTVVIYILEGDLISAKKYLEEAKKVFPKNYLIDYYYGLIAIDEKDYQGAMDYFNESIKLNKKFPEPHIQKGYLFALQENEKQSIKSYEKAIELGSDVAGVYFLLALNYETLNNFKKAETYLKKAINLEPDNLKFHFELVIVLDKLKKSAQVEQELFKLIEIDSTSALAYNYLGYTWADRNIRLEEAEKYIKIALATESENPAYLDSLGWVYYRQKKYDESQLLLEKASKIIDDPLIYEHLGDCYLALDNVQMAVDSWETSLLLEKNKSVKDKIKKYGKNIKWSNDMIKMRAIKCFKDMHDILGFMSINTVHKNEVFGLNGPFFFKKPKQFRLEILGFFSVPQGIILMRQGTIVYITPEKKVYNLTDEYFWVKDIFNIFESEYFDGLNFVSEEKDTCIFKNNFVELKINKKLQTISEIIFLNGSIVKFSDFKLAGKVIFPHKLDFINTSFDMKATVILKKLNLNKNIKIDLFNVPEE
- a CDS encoding PHP domain-containing protein, with translation MFTNLHNHFTGSFSDSTLRIEEAVKKLKSLGQNAVAITEHGEMPFVYEFSDVCKKYDIKPIFGVEIYFVDNAQQSIEKKDKNRFHLLLFAKNETGYRNLVSLVSDSWIKNNYYERRGLVDWELLEKYHEGVIASSACFFNQVSQAYIKEDLAGAEKIFLRYKSIFGGDFYAELGRHEISDEEISNKGLIELAKKNNVKLIATNDVHYLEIDDWLAHDLVIRTRFDKISSFKMESHHYWLKSEEEMLATGIQQEYLDNTQEIVDKCEFRLKNIVPVHYKDIDSIDTEIKSGNAAYLSEIEYIENDKANYYVENILGKNHPDNAHYVERISGLPRKLQPNTDKIAYLPDIKEKIPLKIVLGKIITQFTQESCKRAGASIQSVVRSSLADALFDAKKIVKNVFE
- a CDS encoding 4Fe-4S dicluster domain-containing protein, encoding MENRYINNQNWQNFLLSQIGKYDVFSLFSQDDADYNYSRLTTQNLNTSLIGKYRSTIPLKSFFFSSIEKIVPLSSKKQRIIIGVKACELAHLQLLDNMFLGGEYRDPVYEEARKNTLIISADCTSCKNSCFCSIIEGLPYPTSGFDINLRPIQNGFVVEILSEKGRKLIDNNKWLFQDTIQNHLDESERNRTEVNELVLKVNKDFKFAKLLNEVVKPPKADLWKEVAKECVECGGCRFACSTCYCFLIGETKNFEKYRFWDACQFKGYARVAGGSNPRSTKEKRYRNFYSCKMNYRKENFGSYACTGCGRCIEVCPAEIDIRKVLTRLSE
- a CDS encoding 4Fe-4S binding protein, producing the protein MNKKILIDLEKYYKMEDFSSECSYFYHQGTAYDAPKNDGVEKLLAKAAQYVICRQCKRADCIISCPNEALEKNNEGILQRYSMRCTSCKTCSVACPFGTIYLDILPYKTSQCDYCIDRSNGKPPMCVSTCKDNILQWVDIEEDESKNIYKISDKLLVYSLKWKK
- the nuoB gene encoding NADH-quinone oxidoreductase subunit NuoB, with translation MNSKTLKLKVLTKSIWVFHTACSPCNNCDIEILDALTPRHDLERFGIQLVGSIRHADALLVTGAVNKKIVDRLKRIYEQAPKPILVIAIGNCACSEIMFRDSYNTCGPLDKIIPVNAYVPGCPPKPEAMIMGVVKLIKALRGEK
- a CDS encoding FAD/NAD(P)-binding protein, which encodes MKNIYQPIKAEVVNITDESSNIKTFTLKPSEKFSFVTGQFIEFSLNGIGESPFTPSSSPYKTETIDVTIMRAGYVTEKIHQLKKGDIVGIRGPYGKGYPIEEMVDKEVLILGGGVGMAPLRSFLLTLVKQIDKFKKVTLCYGSKSPEDIIYKSEFEDWKKIKKLDILRSVDKCPEGVWKESVGVVTCLLDKVKVDLKNSVAIVCGPPIMMKFGTKKLLEVGFSPKNIYLSMEKNMSCGLGKCGHCQLGPYFVCKDGPVFLYDKIKDLEELWD
- a CDS encoding four helix bundle protein encodes the protein MKIERFEDLEVWQEARKLVKMVYETINCCDKFKKDYRLVNQLTSASVSIMSNIAEGFSRHSNKEFIQFLYISKASVSETQSILYVMKDLEYINDNTFYSIYNQADKVAKMDSNLIKYLSKTL